A window of Stutzerimonas stutzeri genomic DNA:
CTATTTCTCGCTACCTAAACTGACCTATACGTCGTCCCTTCCGGACCGAGACATTTGAATGCTGAAACCGATACTGCTGGTTGAAGACAATCCCCACGACCTGGAACTCACGCTGATCGCGCTGGAGCGCAGCCAGCTGGCCAATGAAGTGGTGATCATGCGTGACGGCGCCGAAGCGCTGGATTATCTGTTGCGCACCGGCACCTATGCCGAGCGGGCCGATGGCAATCCAGCGGTATTGTTGCTCGACCTCAAACTGCCCAAGGTCGACGGGCTGGAAGTGCTCAAAACGGTACGCGACACCGCCGAGCTGCGCAGCATTCCGGTGGTCATGCTGACCTCATCGCGGGAAGAACCCGACTTGATGAAAGCCTACGAACTCGGGGTGAACGCTTACGTGGTCAAACCGGTCGAATTCAAGGATTTTGTCGCTGCAATTTCCGACCTCGGGATTTTCTGGGCGGTGCTCAACGAGCCGCCACCTGGTTCCCTGCGACTCAAGCGCGTACGCAGCAAAGAAGAAAAGCACTGAACGAGCCTCTGCCCGTCACCGTCTGGCGGGCCGTTACGACTCCTGCATCCTCGACTGGATAGATATGCCAGCGTCAAAGAACATCAGCGTCCTGTTCATCGAGGACAGCCCGCACGACGCGGAACTGGCCCAGCTGGCTCTGGAGCGCAGTGGCTACACGTTGCATACCGAACTGGTCTACAGCCACGCCGGTGTCGTGGAAGCACTGCAGCGACGATCGTTCGATCTGATTCTGGCGGACTTCATCCTCCCCGGTTTCTCCGGTAGCGAGGCGTTGCAGGAAGCGCAGCGGCTAGCGCCGCAGACGCCCTTCATCTTCCTCTCCGGGGTATTCGGCGAGGAGCATGCGGTCAATATGATGCGCTCTGGCGCCGTCGACTACGTGCTCAAGCAGAACCTCGGTTTCCTGCCCAAAGCGGTGGAACGGGCGCTCGCCGAAGTCAACGAACGTCGCCGCCGGCTGCAGGCCGAGCAGGCGCTGCGGGAAGTGGAAGTACGTGCGCGCCTGGCCATCGACGCGGCGCGGCTGGGCATGTGGGACTACGAGCCGCAGAGCGAAACGCTGATCTGGGACGCACGCTGTCGAGCGATGCTCGGCCTGGATACTCACACAGCGGTGGACATGCCCTTGTTCGAGCGGCTCTGCCACCCGGAGGATCGCGGACAGGTACGCGAACAGATCGACCGCGCCATTTCAGGTGAAGACGCAGGCGAGTTCTGCACCACCTACCGCGTGCTGTTCGATGACGGCAGCCTGCGCTGGATGGAAACCCGCGGCCAGGCATTTTTCGAAGGCGGGCAATGCACGCGCTTCGTTGGCGTGGTGATGGATATCACTGAGCAACAGCTGGCGACCCAGACACTCAAGCAACTGAACGAAACCCTCGGCGAGCGCGTACAGGAACGAACTCGCGAGCGCGACCGCACGTGGGAGTTGTCACGCGATCTGCTGGCAGTGACTCACCTGGACATGATGCCGGTGGCGCTCAACCCGATGTGGGAGCTCGCGTTCGACTTTCCGCTCGAACGTATGATGCAGCATTCACTGACCTGGCTGGTGCACCCGGACGATCTGCAAGCGACCCTGGATGAAAACGCTCGCGTAGCGCGCGGCAAGGTCACCAATCGCTTCGTCAATCGCCTGCGCCATCGCGACGGCAGCTATCGCTGGTTGTCCTGGACCGCGGTAGCAGACGCTGGCCGTATCTATTCGGCGGCGCGCGACATCACCAGCGAGATCGCCGCGGTCGACAAGTTGGCTGAAGCCAACCGTGAGCTGCGCGCGCAGATTCAGGAGCGCGAGCGTGTCGAAGCTACATTGCAGCAGTTGCAGCGCCTCGAAGCGGTCGGTCAGCTGACTGCAGGCGTCGCTCATGACTTCAACAACCTGCTCACCGTCATCCTGACCAGCGCGAGCTTTCTGCAGAACGACCTGCAACAAGGCGCCCCCTTGGAACGCAGCTTGCGACGCCTGCAGTACATCCGCGAATCCGGCGAGCGCGGCGCCACACTGACCAGCCAGCTGCTCGCCTTTGCCCGCCGTCAGCAGTTGACACCCACTGCGATCGACCTCAACGACACCCTGCTCAGCCTGCTCAGCCTGCTGAAGAGCACCCTCGGTGGCAGCGTCAGCATCGAAACCGACACCCAGGCCAATATCTGGCACGCACTGGTCGACCCGACGCAGATCGAGATGATCATTCTCAACCTGGCGATCAATGCCCGCGACGCGATGGGCGACAGCGGTCGACTGACCCTGGGTACGCGCAATGTCGCGGTTACCGAACCGGCGCTGCGCGCCGAGGACCCGAGCCCAGGGGACTATGTCGTGCTGTCAGTGACCGATACCGGCACCGGCATGAGCGAAGAGGTTCTAAGCAAGGCCTTCGAACCGTTCTTCACTACAAAGGAAGTCGGCAAGGGCTCGGGGCTGGGGCTGGCCCAGGTGTTCGGTTTTGCCAAGCAGTCCGGCGGTGGTGCACGCATCGAAAGCCGTCCCGGCGCCGGTACCACGGTCAAGGTGTTCCTACCCCGCACCGAGCCGCCAGAAACACTGGAGCCGAGCGCCGCGATAAGCGCCGACACCCATCAGGATAATGGTCAGCACCGTATTCTGTTGGTGGATGACGATCACAGCGTGCGCGAGGTGACGGCGCAGATGCTGCAGAACCTTGGCTTCGCAGTCACCGAAGCGGAAAGCGGTGAGCATGCCTTGCAGCTACTCGGCACAGGCGTCGAGGTGGATCTGTTGCTGGCCGACTTCGCCATGCCTGGAATGAATGGCGGCGAGCTGGCACGGGCGGTGCGGGTACGTTATCCCGAGCTGCCGGTGATATTCGTGACGGGCTATGCCGAGCTGTGCGAACTGGGCCTGGTCGGATACTCGATCATCCAGAAACCATTTCGTGAAGAGCAGTTGGCAAGCAAGATTCACCTCGCATTACGAGAAGGCAGCCTGGCCGATGGCTGAGCTACGGGCGCGCCTCAGACAGGCGACGGCAACGCTGCACGAGCAGGTCGATTCCGCCTTCTCCGGCTTCGCGCTGGATCAGCCGGACGACTATCGCCGCTTTCTACGTGCTCACGCCCGCGTGCTGAACGCCACGGAACTCTCCTTGGAGCGGGCCGGTATCGCCGAATTGCTCGACGACTGGCCGACACGTGCACGTCGTCATGCGTTGTTGGCCGATCTGGCTGAACTGGACTGCCCTTCCCCTCCGCCGCTGCAGGCGCCGCAGATAAGCGGCATCGCCAGCTGCTGGGGCGTCGCCTATGTGCTGGAAGGATCGCGGCTGGGCGGACGCGTACTCGCCCGCCGGATACGGCAGGCCGATCCGAGCGCACCGGTTCGTTACCTCGAGCATGGCGACGTCTCGAAGCTCTGGCCGAACTTTCTCACACGGCTGGAACAGGCGGCGCCCGGCTGTGCCTGGGAGCCGATGCTGGCTGCTGCCCAAGCGACCTTCGAGCTATTCGCCGACGCCGCGGTAGTGGAGCGAGGCTGCGAATACGGCTAAATGTAAAAGGCCCCGAAGGGCCTTTTAATTTTTCGCGCGCGCTCTCTGCTGGCTAGAACCTGCGATCACTCCACCGTTACGGACTTGGCCAGGTTGCGTGGCTGGTCGACGTCGGTACCGCGCAGGACGGCCACGTAATACGACAGCAGCTGCAGTGGCAGCGTGTAGAGGATCGGGGCCAGTACATCGTGGATATGCGGCATGCTGACGATGAACGTGCCCTCGCCATCTTCGATGCCTGCCTCACGATCGGCAAAGACGATCAACTCGCCGCCACGGGCGCGCACTTCCTGCAGGTTGGACTTGAGCTTTTCCAGCAGCTCGTTGTTCGGCGCCACCGTGACCACCGGCATGTCCGCATCCACCAGCGCGAGCGGCCCGTGCTTAAGCTCACCAGCCGGATAAGCCTCGGCATGGATGTAGGAGATTTCCTTGAGTTTGAGCGCACCTTCCATCGCCACCGGGTACTGTGCACCGCGGCCAAGGAACAGGGTGTGGTGCTTTTCAGCGAAGTGTTCGGCGATCTTCTCCACCGTTGTATCCATCGCCAGCGCCTCGCCCAGACGGGTCGGCAGGCGGCGCAGTTCATCCACCAGCTCCGCTTCCAGCACCGGGGACAAGGTGCCACGGACCTGCCCTAGCGACAGCGTCAGCAACAACAGACCGACAAGCTGGGTGGTAAATGCCTTGGTCGATGCCACACCGATTTCCGGGCCGGCCTGCGTCAGCAACGTCAGATCCGATTCACGCACCAGGGAGCTGATACCGACATTGCAGATCGCCAGGCTGGCCAGATAACGGCCCTCCTGCTCGGTGCGCGCCTTGGCATTGCGCAGCGCTGCGAGTGAATCTGCGGTTTCCCCAGACTGGGAGATGGTGACGAACAGGGTGTCGGGCTGCACCACGACCTTACGGTAGCGAAACTCACTGGCAACCTCGACCTGGCACGGAATACCAGCCAGCTCTTCGAGCCAATACCGGGCCACCATGCCGGCGTGATAGCTGGTGCCACAGGCGACGATCTGCACATTGCGCACCTTGGCGAACAGCTCGGCGGCCTGCGGTCCGAACGCCTGCACCAGCACCTGATGGTCCCCGAGCCGGCCTTCCAGGGTGCGCTGCACCACCTTGGGTTGCTCGTGGATTTCCTTGAGCATGAAGTGGCGATACTCGCCCTTGTCCGCCGCTTCGGCACCTTCGTGGTACTGCACGGCCTCGCGCTGGACCGGCTGGCCGTCGACGTCCCAGATCCGCACTTCATCGCGGTGGATCTCGGCGATGTCGCCTTCCTCCAGATACATGAAGCGGTCGGTAACCTGACGCAGCGCCAACTGATCCGAGGCGAGAAAGTTCTCACCCAGCCCGAGGCCGATCACCAGCGGGCTGCCACTGCGCGCGGCAAGCAGGCGGTCCGGCTGCCTGGCATTGATCACCGCCAGGCCATAGGCGCCGTGAAGCTCCTTGACCGCAGCCTTGAGCGCAGCGGTCAGGTCGCCGAGCGTTTCGAGCTTATGGTGCAGCAGATGCACGATGACTTCGGTATCGGTATCGGACAGGAACACGTAGCCCATGCCCTTGAGCTGGGCGCGCAGCGCCTCGTGATTCTCGATGATACCGTTGTGCACCACGGCCAGATCGTCGCCGGAGAAGTGCGGATGGGCATTGCGCTCGCAGGGCGCACCGTGCGTCGCCCAGCGGGTGTGCGCGATACCCAGGCGCCCCACCAGCGGCGTCTGCTGCTGAGCCAATTCCAGTTCGGCGACCTTGCCGTTGCGGCGCAGGCGCTCCAGCGTCCCGCTGTCATTCAGCACGGCAACGCCGGCGCTGTCGTAGCCACGGTATTCCAGGCGCTTCAGGCCTTCGAGAAGGATCGCGGTGATGTTGCGTTCGGCGACGGCGCCAACGATGCCACACATACTCAGGTCTCCAGATTGGTTTCGACGGCCACGCAGATCAATTTGACGCCACGGGCCTGGATGCTGGTGCGCGCCTCGTCGCTGAGGCGCTCATCGGTGATCAGGGTGTGTACGCTGCCCCAGGGCAGCTCGAGATTGGGGATGCGTCGACCGATCTTGTCGGCCTCGGCGAGCACGATGACTTCGCGTGCCACATCGGCCATCACTCGGGACAACCCTAGCAGTTCGTTGAAAGTGGTAGTGCCGCGCTCCAGGTCGATGCCATCGGCGCCGATGAACAGCTGGTCGAAGTCGTAGGAACGCAGCACTTGCTCGGCCACCTGGCCCTGGAACGACTCTGAATGCGGATCCCAGGTGCCCCCCGTCATCAGCAGTACGGGCTCATGCTCAAGTTCGCGCAGGGCGTTGACCACGTTCAGCGAATTGGTCATCACCACCAGGCCGTGCTTGTGGCCTAGCTGCGGAATCATCGCCGCAGTGGTAGTGCCGCTGTCGATGATGATTCGTGCGTGCTCTCGGATGCAGCCAACCGCGGCGCCGGCAATGGCTTGCTTGTACGGCGAGACGGGATGCACGCTGTCGCCGATCAGCTCTTGGGGCAGCGACACAGCACCGCCGTAGCGACGCAGCAACAGGCCATTCTTCTCCAGCGCAGCAAGGTCCTTGCGGATCGTGACTTCCGAGGTCTCGAAACGCCGCGACAGCTCGTCCACACTGACTTCGCCACGCTCGGTAAGCAGCGAAAGAATGGCGTGACGGCGTTGCGGAGTGTTGCGTTTCGACATTTGAATGTTTCGATTCGAAAGTTAATGCCGCGAATCAAAACATAAGGATGGATAACTCGCAAGCTTGCGGTACGGCGAGCAAGCGTACAGGCCAACCGGTTCATCCGGCGGGTCGGTGGGCCGAGCCCACTCTGAACCCGCTTAGAACGGTTCCGCCTCAACGACAAATTACGTTTTTTTCACCGGGCGCTGCCAACCTTCGATATTGCGCTGGCGCCCGCGGCCCAGCCCAAGAGTGTTCGCCGGTACGTCCTCGGTGATGGTCGAACCAGCGCCGGTTGTCGCGCCATCGCCTAGCGTCAATGGCGCCACCAGAGAGCTGTTGGAACCGATGAAAACGTCCTCGCCCATCACCGTCTTGAACTTGTTCGCGCCATCGTAGTTGCAGGTGATGGTGCCAGCGCCAATGTTGGTCCGTGCACCAATTTCGGCATCGCCCAGGTAACTGAGGTGACCGGCCTTGGCGCCCTCGCCCAGCGTCGCGTTCTTCAGCTCGACGAAGTTGCCCACATGCGCTTTGGCACCTAGGATGCTGCCGGGACGCAGCCGTGCGAACGGACCGCAATCCGCGCCCTCACCGACTACCGCGCCCTCAAGATGGGAGTTGGCCTTGATGATCGCGCCGCGGCGCAAGGTACTGTCCTTGATCACGCAGTTCGGCCCGATCTGCACATTGTCTTCAATGACCACCGTGCCTTCGAGCACCACGTTCACGTCGATCAGCACATCCCGTCCTACACTGACCTCACCACGTAGATCGAAGCGCGCCGGATCGCGCAGCGTTACACCCTGGGCCATCAAACGGCGTGCGGCGCGATGCTGGTAGTGCCGCTCGAGCTCGGCAAGCTGAATTCGGTCGTTGGCGCCCTGCACTTCCATGGCATCGCGCGGCTGCTCGGTGGCCACGCGCAAGCCATCGGCCACGGCCATGGCGATCACGTCGGTCAGGTAATACTCGCCCTGGACATTGCTGTTGGACAGGCGGCCCAACCATTCGCCGATGCGGCTGCCTGGCACAGCGAGAATGCCCGTGTTGCCTTCACGAATCGCCTTCTGCGCATCGCTGGCATCCTTGTGCTCGACGATGGCCTGCACCTCGCCGCGCTCGTCGCGAACGATCCGGCCATAGCCGGTTGGGTCATCCAGCGCTACCGTCAGCAGCGCCAGCTGCTCGGGCGAAACCTTCTGCAGCAGGCGCTGCAATGTCTCGACTTCGATAAGCGGTACGTCGCCATAGAGGATCAACACACGCTCGGCTGACAGGTGTGGCAGTGCCTGCGCCACGGCATGCCCGGTGCCCAGTTGCTCAGCTTGAACCACGTAATTGAGGTCATCGCCGCCCAGCCGTTGGCGCACCTGTTCGGCACCGTGACCAATGACCACCTGAATGCTCTTTGGCTGCAGCGCACGCGCGGTGTCGACGACATGCCCAAGCATGGATTTGCCGGCTACCGGGTGCAGCACCTTAGGCAGCGCCGAACGCATACGTGTGCCCTGGCCGGCGGCGAGAATGACGATATCGAGAGACATGCAGCGATTCCTGAACGGTATCGGCCCGGCAGTTCACCCGCGCGTGTGTCCCGGGTGCGACTGGCATCGGTGCCGTCAAATGGCAGAAAAAGAAAAAGGGTAGCCAAGGCTACCCTTTTACTCGTGCGCGATGAAGCCGCTTGCCGATCAGTGTCGGCCGTACTTCTTGCGCATCTGCTCGATGGTACGCAGCTGAGCTGCGGCCTCGGCCAGACGAGCGGCCGCGGAGCCGTAGTCGAAATCCGCGCCCTTCTCGTGCAGCGCCTTCTCGGCAGCTTTGACGGCGGCCTGAGCAGCAGCCTCGTCGATGTCCTTGGCGCGGGTAGCGGTATCGGCGAGAACCTTCACCATGTTCGGCTGAACTTCAATGAAGCCGCCGGAGATGTAGAAGATCTCCTCGTTGCCACCCTGCTTGATCACTCGCACCGGACCCGGCTTGAGATCAGTCAGCAAAGGAGCGTGGCCAGGCAGAATGCCCAGGTCACCCAAATGACCATGGGCGATGACCATCTCTACCAGCCCCGAGAACAGCTCTTCTTCCGCACTGACGATGTCGCAGTGGACTGTCATAGCCATACTTATGCCTCGGTAATGAGCGCAGCTGGAAGCGGCTGCCGCCAGCTGAGCTTATTGGCGCCCGCAAGCGGGCGCGCCAGTTACAGTTTCTTGGCTTTCTCGATGGCTTCGTCGATACCGCCAACCATGTAGAACGCCTGCTCCGGCAGGTGATCGTAATCACCGTTGAGAATGCCGGCGAAGCCACGGATGGTTTCTTTCAGTGAAACGTACTTGCCAGGCGAACCGGTGAAGACTTCGGCCACGAAGAATGGCTGGGACAGGAAGCGCTGGATCTTACGAGCACGAGATACCAGCTGCTTGTCGGCTTCGGAGAGCTCATCCATACCGAGGATTGCGATGATGTCCTTAAGCTCTTTGTAGCGCTGCAGCACGTACTGAACGCCGCGAGCGGTATCGTAGTGCTCCTGGCCAATCACGTTGGCGTCCAGCTGGCGCGATGTGGAGTCGAGGGGATCGACCGCCGGGTAGATACCCAGGGAGGCGATGTCACGCGACAGAACCACGGTGGCGTCCAAGTGGGCGAAGGTGGTCGCCGGAGACGGGTCGGTAAGGTCGTCCGCAGGTACGTAGACGGCCTGAACGGAGGTGATCGAACCGCTCTTGGTGGAGGTGATGCGCTCTTGCAGAACGCCCATTTCCTCGGCCAGAGTCGGCTGATAGCCCACCGCGGACGGCATACGGCCCAACAGCGCGGACACTTCGGTACCGGCCAGGGTGTAGCGATAGATGTTGTCGACGAACAGCAGAACGTCCTTGCCTTCATCGCGGAACTTCTCGGCCATAGTCAAGCCGGTCAGTGCTACGCGCAGACGGTTTCCTGGCGGCTCGTTCATCTGGCCGTAGACCAGCGCAACCTTGTCCAGAACGTTGGAATCCTTCATCTCGTGATAGAAGTCGTTACCTTCACGAGTACGCTCACCCACACCGGCGAACACGGAGTAACCGCTGTGCTCCATCGCGATGTTACGGATCAGTTCCATCATGTTTACGGTCTTGCCAACACCGGCACCACCGAACAGGCCGACCTTACCGCCCTTGGCGAACGGGCAAACCAGGTCGATAACCTTGATGCCGGTTTCCAGCAGCTCGTTGCCGCCCGCCTGTTCGGCATAGCTCGGCGCCGCGCGATGGATACCCCAGCGCTCTTCTTCACCGATCGGACCGGCTTCATCGATGGGGTTGCCCAGTACGTCCATGATCCGACCCAGCGTGGCAGTGCCTACCGGTACGGAGATGGCAGCGCCCGTGTTGGTGACGTCCAGACCACGCTTGAGGCCTTCGGTCGAACCCATGGCAATGGTACGGACAATGCCGTCACCCAGCTGCTGCTGAACTTCCAGGGTGGTTTCAGCGCCAGTCACTTTCAGCGCGTCATAGATACTCGGTACCACATCGCGCGGGAATTCCACGTCGATAACGGCGCCGATGATTTGAACGATACGTCCGCTACTCATGTTTGGTTCCTCTGAATATTTGAACCGTTCTTAAACCGCGGCAGCGCCGCCGACGATTTCCGAAATTTCCTGCGTGATCGCAGCCTGACGGGCCTTGTTATAGACCAGTTGCAGATCGCTGATCAGATCACCGGCGTTATCGGTTGCGTTCTTCATGGCGATCATTCGGGCGGCCTGTTCGGCGGCACCGTTCTCGACCACGGCCTGGTAGACCTGGGACTCGATATAGCGAACCAGCAACGCATCCAGCAACAGGCGGGCGTCGGGTTCGTACAAGTAATCCCATTTGCCTTTCGGCGCAGTCTGATCGTCACCCGCCGCCAACGGCAGCAGCTGCGCTACGGTCGGCTTTTGCGTCATGGTGTTGATGAACTTGTTCGACACCAGGTAGAGACGGTCCAGACGGCCCTGATCGAAGGCATCCAGCATGACCTTGACGCTGCCGATCAGATCATTGATCGATGGCTCTTCGCCAAGCCCGCTGACTGCTGCGACCACATTGCCGCCAAAGCTGCGGAAGAAGCTCGCGCCCTTAGTACCGATCACGCACAGGTCGGCTTCCACCTTGCTGTCGTGCCACTCCTTCATGTTCTTGATCAGCGCCTTGAACATGTTTGTGTTCAAGCCACCGCACAGGCCACGATCGGAAGAGACGACGATGTAACCGACGCGCTTGACCGGACGCTCCACCATGAACGGATGACGGTATTCCGGGTTGGTATTGGCCAAATGGCCGATTACCTGCTGAATCCGCTCCGCATAGGGGCGGCTGGCAGCCATGCGCATCTGTGCCTTGCGCATCTTGCTGACCGCCACCTTTTCCATGGCGCTGGTGATCTTCTGCGTGCTTTTGATGCTCGCAATCTTGCTGCGAATCTCTTTTGCGCCTGCCATTTGACACCTATCGGGTTAGCAAGCAGGAGCCTCGCGGCTCCCGCTGCGGCTTACCAGGATTGGGTGGCCTTGAACGACTCGATTCCAGCCTTGATGCCGGCGTCGATTTCGTCGTTGAAGTCGCCCTTCACGTTGATCTTGTCCAGCAGAGCAACGTGCTCATGGTGGAAATAGGCAATCAACGCCTGTTCGAAGGCGCCAACCTTGGCCACTTCGATGTCCTGCAGGTAGCCACGCTCAGCTGCATACAAAGACACCGCCATGTCGGCTATGGACATCGGCGCGTACTGCTTCTGCTTCATCAGCTCGGTAACACGCTGACCATGCTCGAGCTGCTTGCGGGTTGCTTCGTCCAGGTCGGACGCAAACTGGGCGAATGCCGCCAGTTCACGGTACTGAGCCAGTGCGGTACGAATGCCACCAGAAAGCTTCTTGATGATCTTGGTCTGCGCGGCGCCACCGACGCGGGATACCGAAATACCGGCGTTAACAGCCGGACGGATGCCTGCGTTGAACATCGACGACTCGAGGAAGATCTGACCGTCGGTGATCGAGATCACGTTGGTCGGAACGAACGCGGAAACGTCACCAGCCTGGGTTTCGATGATCGGCAGAGCGGTCAGGGAACCGGTCTTGCCTGTCACGGCGCCATTGGTGAACTTCTCGACGTACTCTTCGGAGACACGCGATGCGCGCTCAAGCAGACGGCTGTGGAGATAGAACACGTCGCCCGGGTAGGCTTCACGTCCTGGCGGACGACGCAGCAGCAGGGAGATCTGGCGATAGGCGACAGCCTGCTTGGACAGATCGTCATAAACGATCAGCGCATCTTCACCGCGGTCACGGAAGTACTCGCCCATGGTGCAGCCGGCGTAAGGAGCCAGGAACTGCAGCGCAGCGGATTCGGATGCCGATGCAGCAACGATGATGGTGTTAGCCAGGGCGCCGTGCTGCTCGAGCTTGCGCACCACGTTGGCGATGGTCGACTGCTTCTGACCGATCGCCACGTAAACGCACTTGATGCCGCTGTTGCGCTGGTTGATGATCGCGTCGATGGCCAGTGCGGTTTTACCGATCTGACGGTCGCCAATGATCAGCTCGCGCTGGCCGCGGCCAACCGGGATCATCGCATCGACCGACTTGTAGCCGG
This region includes:
- a CDS encoding biliverdin-producing heme oxygenase → MAELRARLRQATATLHEQVDSAFSGFALDQPDDYRRFLRAHARVLNATELSLERAGIAELLDDWPTRARRHALLADLAELDCPSPPPLQAPQISGIASCWGVAYVLEGSRLGGRVLARRIRQADPSAPVRYLEHGDVSKLWPNFLTRLEQAAPGCAWEPMLAAAQATFELFADAAVVERGCEYG
- a CDS encoding response regulator — encoded protein: MPASKNISVLFIEDSPHDAELAQLALERSGYTLHTELVYSHAGVVEALQRRSFDLILADFILPGFSGSEALQEAQRLAPQTPFIFLSGVFGEEHAVNMMRSGAVDYVLKQNLGFLPKAVERALAEVNERRRRLQAEQALREVEVRARLAIDAARLGMWDYEPQSETLIWDARCRAMLGLDTHTAVDMPLFERLCHPEDRGQVREQIDRAISGEDAGEFCTTYRVLFDDGSLRWMETRGQAFFEGGQCTRFVGVVMDITEQQLATQTLKQLNETLGERVQERTRERDRTWELSRDLLAVTHLDMMPVALNPMWELAFDFPLERMMQHSLTWLVHPDDLQATLDENARVARGKVTNRFVNRLRHRDGSYRWLSWTAVADAGRIYSAARDITSEIAAVDKLAEANRELRAQIQERERVEATLQQLQRLEAVGQLTAGVAHDFNNLLTVILTSASFLQNDLQQGAPLERSLRRLQYIRESGERGATLTSQLLAFARRQQLTPTAIDLNDTLLSLLSLLKSTLGGSVSIETDTQANIWHALVDPTQIEMIILNLAINARDAMGDSGRLTLGTRNVAVTEPALRAEDPSPGDYVVLSVTDTGTGMSEEVLSKAFEPFFTTKEVGKGSGLGLAQVFGFAKQSGGGARIESRPGAGTTVKVFLPRTEPPETLEPSAAISADTHQDNGQHRILLVDDDHSVREVTAQMLQNLGFAVTEAESGEHALQLLGTGVEVDLLLADFAMPGMNGGELARAVRVRYPELPVIFVTGYAELCELGLVGYSIIQKPFREEQLASKIHLALREGSLADG
- the atpG gene encoding F0F1 ATP synthase subunit gamma — translated: MAGAKEIRSKIASIKSTQKITSAMEKVAVSKMRKAQMRMAASRPYAERIQQVIGHLANTNPEYRHPFMVERPVKRVGYIVVSSDRGLCGGLNTNMFKALIKNMKEWHDSKVEADLCVIGTKGASFFRSFGGNVVAAVSGLGEEPSINDLIGSVKVMLDAFDQGRLDRLYLVSNKFINTMTQKPTVAQLLPLAAGDDQTAPKGKWDYLYEPDARLLLDALLVRYIESQVYQAVVENGAAEQAARMIAMKNATDNAGDLISDLQLVYNKARQAAITQEISEIVGGAAAV
- the glmS gene encoding glutamine--fructose-6-phosphate transaminase (isomerizing), translated to MCGIVGAVAERNITAILLEGLKRLEYRGYDSAGVAVLNDSGTLERLRRNGKVAELELAQQQTPLVGRLGIAHTRWATHGAPCERNAHPHFSGDDLAVVHNGIIENHEALRAQLKGMGYVFLSDTDTEVIVHLLHHKLETLGDLTAALKAAVKELHGAYGLAVINARQPDRLLAARSGSPLVIGLGLGENFLASDQLALRQVTDRFMYLEEGDIAEIHRDEVRIWDVDGQPVQREAVQYHEGAEAADKGEYRHFMLKEIHEQPKVVQRTLEGRLGDHQVLVQAFGPQAAELFAKVRNVQIVACGTSYHAGMVARYWLEELAGIPCQVEVASEFRYRKVVVQPDTLFVTISQSGETADSLAALRNAKARTEQEGRYLASLAICNVGISSLVRESDLTLLTQAGPEIGVASTKAFTTQLVGLLLLTLSLGQVRGTLSPVLEAELVDELRRLPTRLGEALAMDTTVEKIAEHFAEKHHTLFLGRGAQYPVAMEGALKLKEISYIHAEAYPAGELKHGPLALVDADMPVVTVAPNNELLEKLKSNLQEVRARGGELIVFADREAGIEDGEGTFIVSMPHIHDVLAPILYTLPLQLLSYYVAVLRGTDVDQPRNLAKSVTVE
- the glmU gene encoding bifunctional UDP-N-acetylglucosamine diphosphorylase/glucosamine-1-phosphate N-acetyltransferase GlmU, whose translation is MSLDIVILAAGQGTRMRSALPKVLHPVAGKSMLGHVVDTARALQPKSIQVVIGHGAEQVRQRLGGDDLNYVVQAEQLGTGHAVAQALPHLSAERVLILYGDVPLIEVETLQRLLQKVSPEQLALLTVALDDPTGYGRIVRDERGEVQAIVEHKDASDAQKAIREGNTGILAVPGSRIGEWLGRLSNSNVQGEYYLTDVIAMAVADGLRVATEQPRDAMEVQGANDRIQLAELERHYQHRAARRLMAQGVTLRDPARFDLRGEVSVGRDVLIDVNVVLEGTVVIEDNVQIGPNCVIKDSTLRRGAIIKANSHLEGAVVGEGADCGPFARLRPGSILGAKAHVGNFVELKNATLGEGAKAGHLSYLGDAEIGARTNIGAGTITCNYDGANKFKTVMGEDVFIGSNSSLVAPLTLGDGATTGAGSTITEDVPANTLGLGRGRQRNIEGWQRPVKKT
- the atpD gene encoding F0F1 ATP synthase subunit beta, giving the protein MSSGRIVQIIGAVIDVEFPRDVVPSIYDALKVTGAETTLEVQQQLGDGIVRTIAMGSTEGLKRGLDVTNTGAAISVPVGTATLGRIMDVLGNPIDEAGPIGEEERWGIHRAAPSYAEQAGGNELLETGIKVIDLVCPFAKGGKVGLFGGAGVGKTVNMMELIRNIAMEHSGYSVFAGVGERTREGNDFYHEMKDSNVLDKVALVYGQMNEPPGNRLRVALTGLTMAEKFRDEGKDVLLFVDNIYRYTLAGTEVSALLGRMPSAVGYQPTLAEEMGVLQERITSTKSGSITSVQAVYVPADDLTDPSPATTFAHLDATVVLSRDIASLGIYPAVDPLDSTSRQLDANVIGQEHYDTARGVQYVLQRYKELKDIIAILGMDELSEADKQLVSRARKIQRFLSQPFFVAEVFTGSPGKYVSLKETIRGFAGILNGDYDHLPEQAFYMVGGIDEAIEKAKKL
- a CDS encoding DeoR/GlpR family DNA-binding transcription regulator, whose translation is MSKRNTPQRRHAILSLLTERGEVSVDELSRRFETSEVTIRKDLAALEKNGLLLRRYGGAVSLPQELIGDSVHPVSPYKQAIAGAAVGCIREHARIIIDSGTTTAAMIPQLGHKHGLVVMTNSLNVVNALRELEHEPVLLMTGGTWDPHSESFQGQVAEQVLRSYDFDQLFIGADGIDLERGTTTFNELLGLSRVMADVAREVIVLAEADKIGRRIPNLELPWGSVHTLITDERLSDEARTSIQARGVKLICVAVETNLET
- a CDS encoding response regulator, which gives rise to MLKPILLVEDNPHDLELTLIALERSQLANEVVIMRDGAEALDYLLRTGTYAERADGNPAVLLLDLKLPKVDGLEVLKTVRDTAELRSIPVVMLTSSREEPDLMKAYELGVNAYVVKPVEFKDFVAAISDLGIFWAVLNEPPPGSLRLKRVRSKEEKH
- a CDS encoding F0F1 ATP synthase subunit epsilon produces the protein MAMTVHCDIVSAEEELFSGLVEMVIAHGHLGDLGILPGHAPLLTDLKPGPVRVIKQGGNEEIFYISGGFIEVQPNMVKVLADTATRAKDIDEAAAQAAVKAAEKALHEKGADFDYGSAAARLAEAAAQLRTIEQMRKKYGRH